The Ralstonia sp. RRA DNA segment CCTGCAGCAGGAGATCAGCCGCGAGCAACTGGGCAAGCTGCTGACCGACGGCAAGACGGATCTGCTGACCGGCTTCAAGTCCGCACGCACGGGGCGCAACTTCAAGGCGTTCCTGGTGAAGCAGCCGGACGGCAAGATCGGCTTCGAGTTCGAGCCGCGTGGTGAAGGCAAGGGCAAGCCCGGCGCGAAGACTGCAGCCAAGAAGACGACAGCCGCGGCCAAGACGCCTGCTGCCAAGAAGGCCCCGGCCAAGAGTGCGGCCAAAACGGCGACGAAGACTGCCGCCAAGAAAGCCCCGGCGCGCAAGAAGGCCGCCGAAGCCGAGACCGACGAGGAAAGCACCAGCGAAACCTGATCGCTGGTTTCGATAGCACCAACGCAAACGGGAGGACACTGTCCTCCCGTTTTGTTTTGGCGATGCGGTTGCGACTTACGCGGCTTCGCTCAGGCCTCGGCCGGCACGTGCTTCGCTGTGCTTGACCTCCATCGCCTGGGCCAGCATGTAGTCGATAAAGGTGCGAACCTTGGTCGGCAGGAATTTGCGGCTCGGGTACACCAGCGATAGCGACCGGTGCGGCAGCTTGTACTGTGGCAGCACGCGCACCAGCTTGCCCGATTCCAGATCCGGCCGCGCCATGTACGACGACAAGATTGCGATGCCCATGTCGGCCAGCACCGCGCGGTGCATCAGCTCGGCATTGCTGGTGACAAGCGAGGGCTGCACCGGCACCGAGATCGACTGACCTTCGGGCGTGCTCATTTCCCACTCGTGACGCAGTTGCGGGTGCCACATGGCGATGACGCGGTGCTCGGCAATGTCTTCCGCGCGCTGCGGCGTGGAGTGCTGGCGCAGGTAGGCGGGCGTGGCCGCCATCACCATCTCGGCGGAGATCATGCGGCGCGCCACCAGGTGCGAGCCCAGGCCCAGTTCTGACACCATGATGCCGACATCGCGGCCGTCTTCCACGATGTCGATCGGGCGATCGGACAGCGCCACGTCAAACGTCACCTCGGGATAGAGCTGCTGGAAGCGCGCCAGCAGCATCGGTAAGACGTGCAGCCCGAACATCACCGGCGCGACGATGCGTAGGCCGCCCACCAGCGCTTGGCTGCGCGAGGTGGCGAGCGACTCTGCCTCGTCGATGTCGAGCAAGATTTGCTGACAGCGCTGCAGATAGGTTTCGCCCACGTCCGTCAGCGACAGGCTGCGCGTGGTGCGGTTGAGTAGGCGCGTGCCAAGGTGCGCCTCCAGATCGGCCACGTAGCGCGTGACCACGGCATTGCTCATCGACAGATGCTGTGCTGCCCGGGCGAAGCTGCCAAGCTCCACCACTTTGGAAAACACCCGCATTGACTGCAAACGATCCATTCCAGCCTCTCACATGATTTGTTGTCAAAAATAGAACAAATCTGTCGTGACAGCAAATTTTTGATGTTGTCTGCGCAATTCACTGTCCAGGCTGAATGATGGAATGTAAGTACACGCTCCCATTGAAATGGCCACATTCTTTACCTTCCGTGGGCATCCTTGCCGAGGCTGAGTATCCGCCTTCTCCCTGATTGACGTCGCGGCAGGTTTGCGCTGAGACTCTATACCGAAGGGTAGATTTTTGGCGCCTGTCCTGTCTTGGATCACGTTTTGCTGCGGTTTTGGGTGGAACGTTGTTTTGCGCAAATCGATACGGCAACCGCAAGACGGGCTGGTCATACTCGAGCGATGGATGCCACACAACCTGCCCCGCATGAGCGCCCCGGTACGAGGGCAGCCATCACGGCCAACGCATTGCCCCGCGATGCCGACCGCCGAGGAGACACCACATGACGATCCAGAACCGCGAACCGGTTGACTACCTGGCAGGTGAAATGCCGCTGCACCGGTATTGCGCCCACCATGCGCAGCAGACACCCGAGCGGATCGCTCTGCTCTGGTACGGTCGTACGATCTGCTGGCGCGAGCTGGACCAGCTTGCGACCCGGCTGGCGGTGCAGTTGCAGCGGCTGGGCGTGGCGCGCGGCGACCGCGTGGCGCTGTTCCTGCAGAACTGCCCGCAGGCCATCCTGGCGCATCTGGCTACGGCCAAGCTGGGCGGCATCGTCGTGCCGTGCGGGCCGCTGTCGCGTCAGCATGAGTTGCGCGACCAGCTGGCCGATTCCGGCGCGAAGGTGCTGGTGGCGGCCGCAGACCTGATGCCGATTGTCGAGGCTGCCCGGCCGGGCACCTCGGTTTCCACCGTTATCACCACGCGCTATGCCGATCTGCAGCCGTCGCAGCCGGCATGCCGCAAGGCGCTGGCGGTGCCGCCCGAACTGATCGCGGCCGATGCCTCGTCCGCGCCGCCGATCAAGAACAAGCCCGGCGCCGCGCAGCTTGACCTGATGCAGTTGCTGGCCGAGCCGGTGGATGTGGCCGAACGCAACGCCGTGACCGCCATCCAGGTCGATCTGGACGAGGTGGCCCTGATGATCTACACGTCGGGCACCACCGGCCGCCCCAAGGGCGCGATGCTCACGCACCGTAATGCCCTGTACAAGACTGCCGTGACGGCGCAGGTGAGCGGTGTTCAGGCGTCCGACGTGCTGCTGGCGGTGGCGCCGCTATCGCATATCGCCGGCATGCTGATGGGCATGAACGTGATGCTGTATTCCGGCGCGACCACCATCCTGCTCTATCGCTTCGACCCGCTGGCTGTGCTGCAGGCCATCGACCGCTACCGCGTCACGCGCTGGTACAGCATGACGCCGATGAACCTCGCGGTGATGGCGCACCCGGATGCTGCGCAGTACCGCATGGAATCGCTGGTGGCCAATCCGTGCACGAGCTTTGGCGTGACGTTGACGGAGGCGATTGCCGAGCAGTGGCGCGCCTTTGCGGGTAGGCAGTGCAGCATCTACGAGGCCGCCTACGGCCTATCGGAAACCCACACCTGTGATGCCATCACGCCGCCCGACGCGCCGCGCTGGGGCTGGCACGGCAAGATCGTCCCGCAGACCGAGGTACGCATCGTTGATCCGCACACCGGCGCCGAACTGCCCCCCGGTCAGGCTGGCGAGATCACCATCCGCAGCCCCGGCGTGTTCCGCGGCTACTGGCAGCGCGACGAAGCCACGCGTGCCGCGCTGCAGAACGGCTTCCTGCACACCGGTGACATCGGCCAGCTCTCGCCCGACGGCTATCTGCAATGGCAAGGCCGCATCAAGGAGATGATCAAGGTCTCGGGCTATAGCGTGTTTCCCGAAGAGGTGGAGGCGTTGCTCTCTCGCCACCCGGGCATCCGCCAGGTGGCCGTCACGCCGATCCCCGATCCCGACAAGGGCGAGGTCGTCTGCGCACACGTGGTGCCGATGAACGGTGTCACGCTCACCGAGGCGGAGCTGATTGCCTGGTCGCGCGACAACATGGCGCCGTACAAGGTGCCGCGCCGGGTGAAGTTCCACGATGCGCTGCCGGCCACCTCCACCGGCAAGGTGTTGCGGCGCCTGCTGCGCGAAGAGGCGCTCGCCGCCTGAAACCACCGCCTGAAAACAAAACGGCCGCCAATTCCTGGCGGCCGTTCTGCTATGTCTGCACGAAGCGTTTCTGTCGGGCGATGCTCATCAGGATACCGATGCCCATGCCCAGCGTGACCAGCGCCGTCCCACCGTAGCTAATGAGGGGCAGCGGCACGCCCACCACGGGCAGGATGCCGCTCACCATGCCCATGTTGACGAAGGCGTAGGTAAAGAAGATCAGCGTGATCGACCCCGCCAGCAATCGCCCGAACAGCGTGCCCGCATTCGCCGCGATGAACAGGCCGCGAATGATCAGCAGCAGGTACAGGAAGAGCAGGATGCCGTTGCCCACCAGCCCGAATTCTTCCGAATACACCGCGAAGATGAAGTCGGTGTGCTTCTCGGGGATGAACTCCAGGTGGGTTTGCGTGCCCTTCAACCACCCTTTGCCCGTCACCCCCCCCGAGCCAATGGCGATGATTGACTGGATGGTGTGGAAGCCCTTGCCCAGCGGGTCGGTGGTCGGGTCCAGCAGCGTGCACACGCGATGCTGCTGGTAGTCGTGCAGGATCGGCCAGTTCACGCCCGGTGCGCAGATGCGCGACTCGAACGACACCACCAGCGTGATCGCCGTCACGGCAATCACCAGCACCGGCACGATCAGCCGCCACGACAGGCCGGCAAAGTAGATCACGTAGATGCCGGCGGCCAGCACCAGCAGCGCCGTCCCCAGGTCCGGCTGCTTGGCGATCAGGCCGACGGGAATCAGCAGCAGCAAGGCCGCCGCTAAATAGTCATACCAGTGGATCACGCCCTCGCGTTTCTGGAAGTACCACGCCAGCATGAGCGGCATGGCGATCTTCATGATCTCGGAAGGCTGCACCACCACGCCGATGTTCAGCCACCGCCGCGCGCCCTTGCGGATCAACCCGAATGCCGCCACGCCAATCAATAGCGCCACGCCAACGGTGTACAGCGGCACCGCAAAGCGCATCAACGTCTGTTGCGGCAGGTTGGCGATGATCCACATCAGCACGAACGACAGCAGGATGTTGCGGACCTGGTCTTCCACCCGGCCCGGCATGTCGATGGCGGCCGAATACAGTGCGACCAATCCCGTGCCCAGCAGCAGAAACACGATCAGTGCCAGCGGCACGTCAAAGCCGGTGAAGAGCGACTTGATGACGTTGAATATGCGGCGCTTGTCCAGTTTGTCCATGGCGTGATCCTCAAGCGCGAATGTCAGGGCGCGGCCTGCGCGGGTTTGGGCGCCTGCTTCGGTGCCGGCTTGTTGCCAGGCTTCGCCTCTTTCCCGCCCTTGGGTGCGGTGGCCGGCGTTGAGGCCGGGGCGGCGGCATTGCCGCGTCCGCGCGGTGGCAGTTCAGGCGCGGGCTGCGCGTGCGACAGTGCTTGCAGCACCTGGGCGTCCAGCGTGGCCGGGGCGATAGCTTCGGCGCTGGTGCCGGCCTCGCGCAGGGCGGGGGCCACCAAGTCCGGCGACATCGGCGGCGCGGCACGTGTGGTGCCGGCTGCCACCGACGAAGCGGCCGGCGCCGACGCCGCAGCCACACCACTGGCGGTCGGTACGGCCACGGCTGACGCAGCTGCCACTTCGGAGGCGGCCTGCGCGGCCACCTGCGGCGCGGCCGTGGCGCTGGCGATGGTGGCCGTCTTGCCGGTCGAGAACACGCTCGGCGTGTCCACAGGCGGTTGCGGCTGGGGCTTCGGCGCGCTGGCGAGCAGTTCGGTCGGCCACTTGCCCGTCAGGTAATAGTCCATGACGGCGCGTGCGATCGGCGCGGCCGACGCGGCACCAAAGCCGGCGTTTTCCACGATCAGGGCCAGCGCGATCTTCGGATGGTCCGCCGGGGCAAAGGCCT contains these protein-coding regions:
- a CDS encoding AMP-binding protein produces the protein MTIQNREPVDYLAGEMPLHRYCAHHAQQTPERIALLWYGRTICWRELDQLATRLAVQLQRLGVARGDRVALFLQNCPQAILAHLATAKLGGIVVPCGPLSRQHELRDQLADSGAKVLVAAADLMPIVEAARPGTSVSTVITTRYADLQPSQPACRKALAVPPELIAADASSAPPIKNKPGAAQLDLMQLLAEPVDVAERNAVTAIQVDLDEVALMIYTSGTTGRPKGAMLTHRNALYKTAVTAQVSGVQASDVLLAVAPLSHIAGMLMGMNVMLYSGATTILLYRFDPLAVLQAIDRYRVTRWYSMTPMNLAVMAHPDAAQYRMESLVANPCTSFGVTLTEAIAEQWRAFAGRQCSIYEAAYGLSETHTCDAITPPDAPRWGWHGKIVPQTEVRIVDPHTGAELPPGQAGEITIRSPGVFRGYWQRDEATRAALQNGFLHTGDIGQLSPDGYLQWQGRIKEMIKVSGYSVFPEEVEALLSRHPGIRQVAVTPIPDPDKGEVVCAHVVPMNGVTLTEAELIAWSRDNMAPYKVPRRVKFHDALPATSTGKVLRRLLREEALAA
- the rodA gene encoding rod shape-determining protein RodA, with translation MDKRRIFNVIKSLFTGFDVPLALIVFLLLGTGLVALYSAAIDMPGRVEDQVRNILLSFVLMWIIANLPQQTLMRFAVPLYTVGVALLIGVAAFGLIRKGARRWLNIGVVVQPSEIMKIAMPLMLAWYFQKREGVIHWYDYLAAALLLLIPVGLIAKQPDLGTALLVLAAGIYVIYFAGLSWRLIVPVLVIAVTAITLVVSFESRICAPGVNWPILHDYQQHRVCTLLDPTTDPLGKGFHTIQSIIAIGSGGVTGKGWLKGTQTHLEFIPEKHTDFIFAVYSEEFGLVGNGILLFLYLLLIIRGLFIAANAGTLFGRLLAGSITLIFFTYAFVNMGMVSGILPVVGVPLPLISYGGTALVTLGMGIGILMSIARQKRFVQT
- a CDS encoding LysR family transcriptional regulator codes for the protein MDRLQSMRVFSKVVELGSFARAAQHLSMSNAVVTRYVADLEAHLGTRLLNRTTRSLSLTDVGETYLQRCQQILLDIDEAESLATSRSQALVGGLRIVAPVMFGLHVLPMLLARFQQLYPEVTFDVALSDRPIDIVEDGRDVGIMVSELGLGSHLVARRMISAEMVMAATPAYLRQHSTPQRAEDIAEHRVIAMWHPQLRHEWEMSTPEGQSISVPVQPSLVTSNAELMHRAVLADMGIAILSSYMARPDLESGKLVRVLPQYKLPHRSLSLVYPSRKFLPTKVRTFIDYMLAQAMEVKHSEARAGRGLSEAA